GCCTGGCCGCGCCGACGCCGCCCTGCTGCTCGCGCAACTTGTCGTAGAGCTTCAGCAGGTCGGCGGGGATGGACGCGGCGACGAGCGCGCGCTCCTTCGTCACCGTGGCGGCCTCGCCGTCGAACTCCCCGAAGGCGGCGTCGCGGCGCGCGGTGGCGTCGTCGATCTTCCCCTGCACGGAGCCGACCCGCTCGCTCAGCTCGGCGACCCGCTCCTGCGCGGACTCGCGGCGCTCCATGACCTCCAGGACGATGTCCTCGAGGTCGCCCTGCCGCTTGGCGAGGGAGACGATCTCCTTCTGGAGGTTCTCCAGGTCCTTCGGCGAGGTGACCGCCCCGGAGTCCAGCCGCTGCTGGTCACGCGCGGCGCGCTGACGCACCTGGTCCACGTCCTGCTCGGCCTTGGTCTGCTCGCGGGCGGTGTCGCTGTCCTCGGTCTGCGCGGCCACCAGGAGGTCGCGCAGTTGCGTCAGGTCCTTGTTCAGCGACTCGATCTCGGTGTGCTCGGGCAGGGACCTCCGCTTGTGCGCGAGCTGCTGGAGCCGGGCGTCGAAAGCCTGGACGTCGAGGAGTCGGATCTGGTCGGCGGGCTCGGCGTTCAGTTGGGGGCTCCCGGTGTTTCGGTGGCGGGTGTGGCGGGGGTGGCGGGTGTGGACGCCGCGTGGGCGGTCCAGGGGTCGGTGACCGTACGGGAGACATGGACCCGAAGGCCCCATTCCCTCCGGTCGGAGATCTCGTCGAGCTGGGCGGCGGCCAGCTCGCACCAGGGCCACTCGGTGGCCCAGTGCGCCGCGTCGAGCAGCGCGAGAGGTGAGTGGGGGGTGCCGTGGGCGCTGTCGGCGCTGTGGGCGCGGTCCGCGATGAACTCCGACGCCGGGTGGTGGCGCAGGTCCGCGGTGAGGAAGGCGTCGACGCCGGCCGCTCGGACGTGGTCGAAGAGGCTGTCGCCGGACCCGCCGCTGACGGCGACGGTCCGCACCGTCGCCTCCGGGTCCCCCGCCACCCGGATGCCCTGCGCGGTCGCGGGCAGCCGCTCGGCGGCGCGGGCTGCGAGCTCGCGGACGGTGAGCGGGTGGTCGAGTTCGCAGACGCGGCCGAGACCGCGCCGCCCCTCGGGGTCGCTCGGGTCCGGCACGAGCGGCCGTACGACCCGCAGGTCGAGGGCGCCGGCGAGGGCGTCGCTCACCCCCGGGTCGGCGGTGTCGGCGTTGGTATGGGCGACGTGCAGGGCGATGTCGTTCTTGATGAGGGTGTGCACCACACGGCCCTTGAAGGTGCCGGCCGCGACGGTCGTCGTCCCGCGCAGATACAGCGGGTGGTGGGTGACGAGCAGATCGGCACCGAGCCGCACGGCCTCGTCGACGATCTCCTGGACGGGATCGACGGCGAACAGAACCCGGGAGACCTCCTGCTCGGGGTCGCCCACGACGGTACCGACCGCGTCCCAGGACTCGGCCCGTTCGGCGGGCCACAGGTTCTCCAGCGCGGTGATGACTTCAGACAGACGGGGCACGGGGAAAGGCTACCTGGCCGTTCTGCGAACCCGTACCGATGCACACCGCTTCCGCGACCCTCAGGCGAATCGCTTCTGCACCACTCTTATGAGGGAGCGGACCGCCCGTCGGTCCCACGTCCGCGCGTACGAAAACTAGCTTCGTGGCCGGAGGTGGCGGAACGATGACGATGCCGGCCTGTGCGATCGAGCCCACCGCGGCGGACGGGGCGAACGACGGGGTGAACCCCGAGGTCCCCTACGGGGAGAACTTTGAGGTCCCTGAGGCGCTCTACGGGAGGAACCTCGAGGTACCTCAGGCACCTGAGGTACCTGACGTCTCTGAGGTTCCCGAGGTCGCACCCGAGGCCGCCGTTGAGGTCCCCCTTGAGGCCGCCCATGTGACCCCTGCGGCCTCAGCCGTTCCTGCGGCCCATGTGGCCCACGTGGCCTCTACGGTCCCTGTGGCCTTTACGGTCCCTGTGACCCCCGCGGTCCCCGAGCGCAGCCGCGCCGAGCGTACGCCGCCGCACGCTGACCGCGTGATCGCGGACTGCGTGATCACGGCGGACGGCGCCTACGCCGCGCGCCTCGCCCGCAGCGGTGACTCCTGGTTCCCGGAGCGCTGGACCCTGGACGGCCCCGAGCCGTACGCCGTACCGCTGCCCGGCAACCAGCCCGAGGAGCCCGGCACGCAGGTGCAGCCGATGGCCGACGGCCGGGTCCTGATCCGGCGGCCGACCGACGGACGGCACGCCTTCTCCCTGCTGTACCCGACCGGCCCCGACACGGGCGAACTGCCGCTGGGCGCCGTCGAGTGCCCGGACGAGGGCACCCGGCTGCACCTGCTCCCCCCGGCCCCCTGCGGGAGACGCGCGTACGCCCTCGCCGTCGGCCGCTGGACGACGACCCTGTGGCTGGTCGCGGGCGGCTCCTTCGGCCCCGAGCACGTCGCCGAGATCCCCGGCCGCTGCTCGGGCGGCGTCTGGCTCGACCGTACGGGCCGGATGCTCGCGCTGGACCGTGAGGCCGGCGGCCGGACCAAGGCGATCGTGGTGGACCTGGAGCGCGGCGGCGAGGTGTCGCCGCTGCTGCAGATCTCCGCCGACAGCGACGACCGGCTGCTGCTCGCCGACCCCGACAGCGGCCTGCTGCTCATCGGCTCCGACGCCCCCTCACCGGGCGAGGCCCGCCTGGGCTGGGGGGTCCTCGGCAGCACCCTGCCGGTCCGCTTCCCGGAGTCCCTGCACCTGCCCGGCCACACCCTCACCCCGTTCGCGATCCAGCCGGGCCAGGTGCTCCTGCCGGAGGCCTGCGCGGTGGCGCTGCGCATCGACGGCCACTACGGCGGCCACTTCGGCACCTGGGTCGGCGTGTGGCGCCCGGCCGACCGCCGACTGCACCAACTCGCCGCCCCTGACGGCTGGTTGGCGGGCAGCGGGCTGTGGACACCGGGGGGCGTCCTCCGTCTGCCGTACGCCACGGAGGCGGAACCCTGCGGGGTGGCACCGCTGCCGGCACCACCACCGGCACCTGTCTCTGCGCCGCCCTCACCGGTCCCCGCCCAACCACCCCTCGCCCTCCGTCCGATCCCCCTCCAACAAGCCCCTCTCGGCAGCCTTGTAACGAAGTAGCTGCGGTTGGCGTGGCCGCCTGGATTCACCCCTCGGTGTGCTGGATAAAATCGCCCGGCTGTACAGAAAGATCATGTTGACGGGGTGAACTTTTCCGATGAGCGACGCAAGCACGAAGCAGCCGCTGTCCGCCGACTCCCAGGAGACGGCCGGTCACGGCCGGCACCGGGGCCCGGTCTCGTCCCACGACGGCGACTCGGCCCCGCACGGCCGGCACCGCAAGCCGGCCGAGAGCAGGACCGAGGACAGGGCCGAAGCGACTGTCTGAGCAGTACGAGCAGTACGAGCAGTACACGGCAGGCAGTCTGAGCAGTACGCGGTAGACCGAAGGGGCTCCGGACGTCCGACGACGGACGACCGGAGCCCCTTCGCTTGCCTTACCTCTACCTCTACCTCTACCTCTGTCTCTGTCTCTGTCTCTGTCTCTGTCTCTGTCTCTGTCTCTGTCTCTGTCTCTGTCTCTGTCTCTGTCTCTGTCTCTGTCTCTGTCTCTGTCTCTGTCTCTGTCCCTATCTCTCCGCGCGCCGCAGCCCCAGCACCTCCGCCGCCGCGAACGTCTCCCCCGGCGGCCGGTCCGCGTAGTGCGGGGTGAGGACGGCGTCGAGCTCGTCGTAGCTGAAGGTGTCCTGCTTGCTGTCGAACTTCGCCTGGACACGCGGCCGTTCGACGACGGCGACCATCCCGCCGTGCACGACGAGCAGTTGCCCGTTGATGCGGGCGGCGGCCGGCGAGGCCAAGTAGCCGACCAGCGGGGCGACATGCTCGGGGGCGAGGGGGTCGAGGCCGCCCTCGGCCGACTGGTCGACGCCGGCGAAGACGTCCTCCGTCATCCTGGTGCGGGCGCGCGGGCAGATGACGTTGGCCGTCACCCCGTACTTGGCGAGCGCGAGCGCGGAGGACGTCGTCAGTCCGACGATCCCCCCTTTCGCGGCAGCGTAGTTGGGCTGCCCGGCCGAGCCCGCGAGGAACGCCTCCGACGAGGTGTTCACGATCCGCCCGTACACCGGCCCGCCCGCCGCCTTGGACCGCTCACGCCAGTGCGCGGCGGCGAACCGGGTCGTGTTGAAGTGGCCTTTGAGGTGCACCCGGACGACCGCGTCCCACTCCTCCTCGGCCATCGAGAAGACCATCCGGTCGCGCAGGATGCCCGCGTTGTTGACGACGACGTCCAGCTTGCCGAACGTGCCGACGGCCAACTCGACCAGTTCGCACGCCTGTCGGAAGTCGGACACGTCCCCGGTGTGAACGAGTGCGGTGCCGCCGGCCGCCCGGATCTCCGCCGCGACCTCCTCCGCGGGGCCCACCGACGCCTCGCCCGAGCCGTCCCGCCCCGGCTGCCCGTAGTCGTTGACGACGACGGCCGCGCCGAGCCGGGCCAGCTCCAGCGCCTCGGCCCGGCCGAGCCCGCGCCCGGCGCCGGTGACGATCGCCGACAGCCCTTCCAGTGGCAGTGCCATCCCCAAGTCCCCGCCCCTCAGATCGCCTTGCACTCTCACATCACTCAGCTATATGCAGGTTCAGATCTCTATGCAGGTGCGGAGCGCCGCGCCTGTGCGCATCTGGTCCAGCGCCTCGTTGATCTCGGAGAGCGCCACGCGGTGGGTGATCAGGCCCGACAGGTCGATCCGGCCGGTCCGCCACAGGGCGATCGTCCGCTCGTAGGAGCGCAGGACGTCCCCGCCGCCGTACATCGAGGGCAGGATGCGCTTCTCGTCGAAGAACAGCTCGAACATGCTGAGTTGGAGATAGTCGTCGAGAGCTCCCGCGCCGACGACGACGAGGGTGCCGCCGCGCCGGGTGTTCTCGTACGCGGTGCGGGCGGTGGCGGAACGGCCGACGACCTCGAAGACGTAGTCGAATCCCTCGCCGCCGGTGACCTGTTGCTTGGCGCCCGGCAGCTCGTCCGGTGAAACGGCCTTCGTGGCACCGAACTTGAGCGCGGACTCGCGGCGCGAGGCGACCGGGTCGACGGCGACGATCTCGGCGGCGCCCTTGAGCCGCGCGCCCTGGATCGCGGAGATGCCGACGCCGCCGCAGCCGATGACGGCGACCGTCGAACCGGCCTGCACGTCAGCGGTGTTGAGCGCGGCGCCGAGTCCGGTGGTCACGCCGCAGCCGATGAGGGCGGCGACGTCGAAGGGGACGTCGTCGGGGATCGGGACGGCGCAGCCCGCGTCGACCACGACCTCCTCGGCGAAGGTGCCGGTGCCGGCGAAGCCGAAGACGTCTCCGCCGGGCCGCCTGAAGTTGGGAGTGCCCGCGTTCATGAAGCCGGCCAGGCACAGTTGGGTCTGGCCGCGCTTGCAGGCGGGACACGCCCCGCAGGCCGGCAGCCAGCAGACGACGACCCGGTCACCGGGCTTCAAGTGGCTGACGCCGTCGCCGACTTCGAGGATCTCGCCCGCGCCCTCGTGACCGGGCACGAACGGCGCGGGCTGCGGCAGCACCCCGCCCATCGCGGACAGGTCCGAGTGGCACAGTCCCGTGGCCCGCACCCGGATCCTGACCCGTCCGGGGCCGAAGCCCACCGCCTCGACGTCGTCGAGGACCTCCAGCTTGTCCTGACCGATCTCGTGCAGTACGGCTGCGCGCATGGTGCGGCTCCCCTCAAGTCCCCTCGGATGTTGGGCGGTTCAGGAAGTGCTTCAGACGGTGGTTCAGGAGGTGCTTCAGAACGTGGTCAAGGAAGTGGTTCAGAAGGTGGTTCAGGTGTGTTCGACGATCGTGTCGGTGAGGACGGGCGCGTCGCCGCGCTCGACCGCGCTCACGGCCACCCGCACCTCGCCAGCCCCGCGCCACAGCCGGATGCGCAGGGTCTCGCCGGGGAAGACGACCCCGGCGAAGCGGGTGCTGTACGAGCGCACCCGGCTCACGTCGCCGTCGAGCAGGGTGTCGACGACCGCCTTGAGCGTGATGCCGTACGTGCACAGGCCGTGCAGGATGGGCCGCTCGAACCCGGCGAGCTTCGCGAACTCGGGGTCGGCGTGCAGCGGGTTGTAGTCACCGGAAAGCCGGTAGAGCAGGGCCTGGTCCTCGCGAACGGCCCGTTCGACCGTCCGGTCCGGCTCACCGGCGGGTGGTCGGAGGCGGGCGGACGGCCCCCGGTCGCCGCCCCAGCCGCCCTCGCCCCGGACGAAGATCTGGGCGTCGTTGGTCCACAGCGGCCCGTCCGCGTCGGCGACCTCGGTGCGCATGACGAGGAGGGCGGCCTTGCCCTTGTCGTACACGCCGGCGATGCGCCCGGTGGCGGTCGCCCGGCCGGTCACCGGGATCGGACGGTGGATCTCCAGGCGCTGGCCGCCGTGCAGGACCCGGGCGAGGTCGACGTCGACGCCGGGCATGGACAGTCCGCTGATCACACCGGGCGAGCCGGAGCCCGCGACGGTGGCGAAACTGGGCAGGACGTGCAGCCGTGACTCCAGCGTGTAGCGCAGTTCGTCGCCGTCGGTGGCGGGGCTCGGCTTGTCGGGGTTGGCGCCCGCGCCGATGCCGAGGTGGTACAGCAGGACGTCCCGGTGGCCCCAGGTGATCTCGCCGGTCCGGGGTTCGGCGGCGAGCGCCTTGGCTGCGTCGATGGGCATGGAGCTCCTGACAACTCGGGTCGATCGGACCACTCAGATCGATCGGACTGCTCGGACCGCTCGGATCGGTCAGATCGCTCGGATCACTCAGAGACCTCGGCACGGCCGTCCGCACCGATCGGCCGCACCGAGGTCGTGACGGGGCCGCGGAACCCGCCCGCTCTAGAACGCGTTCCAGTGCGGCGACCCCTGTATAGCCCAGGCCCCGGCACTTGTGAAGACACCTGACGGCATGTCAGATACGGGACTCGGATACGGCCACCCATGACATTTGTCCCGGCCGAGTGCGTACATCCGGCACTGCCGCGGGCGGGCTCACGGCCGTAGCGTCGAAGACAGCCGCACAGCCGTGGAACGACGGAACCGGGGGACGGAGCATGGACATGGGCAAGGGCACAGGCACGGGCACGGGCAAGGGCACGGGCACGGGCACGGGCACGGGCAGGGACTTGGGCAGGGGCACGGGCAAGGGCACGGGCAAGGGCACGGGCAAGGGCACGGGCAGGGACTTGGGCAGGGGCACGGGCATGGCGAGGACGCTGGAGGAACGGCGGCGCGCGCTGGCCTGCCGGCGGGACGCCTGGCGCGCGGCCTACCGCGAGGGGCGGAAGCAGCAGCGGTACTGGCGGGACAACAAGCACCGCCTGAAGGCCGAGTGCAAGGCCGCCCGCAAGGCCGGGCAGGTCTCCGAGGAGCCCGGCCCGCCGGCCAACGGCTTCTCGCTGCTGCCGTGGCTGCTGATGGGGATGGGCGCGTTCTCCAACCTGTTCCAGGGCCAGACCCCGAACCCCTGGATCGGCGGCCTGGGCGTCCTGACGTTCAACTCGCTCTACATCTACGTCGCCTTCCGCTCGTTCGCCAAGGACTGCCGCGACACCCTGTCGACCCGGCTGGCCCTCGCCGGCCTCGGCGTGGTGGCCTGCGCCCTCGCCCTCGGCTACGGCGGCAACTGGCTGCTCTTCCTGCCACTGTTCGGCCTCGCGACGGGCGCCGTCCTGCGCGGCCGCCACCTGCGCAGCCTGGGGACGGCCGTGGCGGTCCTCGCCGGAGTGATCGCCTGCGTCCACGACGGCTGGAACGGCCTGACCATCGCCTACGCCACCTGGATCTCGACCATGGTGACGGCCGCGATCCTCTCCCTCTCCGAGGCCGTACGGGACCTGCGCGCCGCCCGCGAGGAGCTGGCCCGCCGGGCCGTGGAGGAGGAACGGCTGCGCTTCTCCCGCGATCTGCACGACCTGCTCGGCCACACGCTCTCGGTGATCGTGGTGAAGTCGGAGGCGGCCAGACGGCTGGCACCGCGCGACATGGACGCGGCCCTCTCGCAGGTCGCGGACATCGAGGCGGTGGGCCGGCAGGCGCTGACCGAGATCCGGGAGGCGGTCACCGGCTACCGCGAGGGCAGCCTGGTCACGGAGCTGGACCGGGCCCGCTCGGCCCTGACGGCGGCGGGCGTCGAACCGTCGGTGAGCCGGTCCGGGCCGCCGCCCGAGCCGCAGACCGCGGCCCTGCTGGGCTGGGTGGTGCGCGAGGCGGTCACCAACGTCGTCCGGCACAGCGGCGCGACCCGCTGCCGGATCACCGTGTCGGGCACCCCGGAACGAGTCCGCCTGACGGTGACGGACAACGGCACCGGCGCCCCGGCCGCCGACGACTGCCGCCCACCCGGCACCGGCCTGACCGGCCTGCGCGAACGCCTCACCACAGCGGGCGGCGCGCTGACAGCGGGCCCGGAACCACACGGCGGCTTCACTGTCACGGCGGAACTGCCGGCGGAACTCCCGGTGGAGCCACCGGCGGAACTCCCGATGGGCTCACACGCGGGCGGGCGCGGAGACGGGTGCCCCCCGACTTCGGCCCCATCCCCTGCCCCCGCCCCGGCACCGGCCCCCGCCGACACCGCGCCGTCCATGGCCGTCGGACCTACCCTTGGGCCGTGACCGAGACGCCGGGTTGGCCCGTGAACGAGATGCCCCGTGACCACCGCCCCGCCAAGTCCATCAGGGTGCTGCTCGCGGAGGACCAGGGCATGATGCGCGGGGCGCTGGCCCTGCTGCTGGGGCTGGAGGCCGACATCGAGGTGGTCGCACAGGTCGGCACCGGGGACGCGATCGTGGACGCGGCCCTCCTCCACCGCCCGGACGTCGCGCTCCTCGACATCGAGCTCCCCGGCATCAGCGGCCTGGACGCCGCCGCCGAGCTGCGCGAGCAGGCGCCGGACTGCCGGGTGCTGATCCTGACCACGTTCGGCCGGCCGGGCTACCTGCGCCGGGCCATGGAGGCCGGGGCCGCCGGTTTCCTGGTGAAGGACGGTCCGGTGGAGGAGCTGGCGGCGGCGATCCGCCGGGTGCTGACCGGGGAGACGGTGGTCGACCCGGCGCTCGCCACGGCCGCGCTGAGCGCCGGCCCGAACCCGCTCACCGCCCGCGAGTGCGACGTACTGAAGGCGTCCGTGGACGGCGCGACGGTCGCCGATATCGCCGCCCGGCTGCACCTGTCCGAGTCCACGGTCCGCAACTACCTGTCCTCCGCGATCGGCAAGACGGGCACCCGCAACCGGATGGAGGCGATGCGGGAGGCACGTCAGCAGGGCTGGCTGTAGTGGCTGGCTGTAGGTACTGGTTGCCGAGGCCGGCTGTAAGGACTGGACCACTGCTGGCATAGTGCCGGGATGCGTTTACCCATACCCCTACGGATATCGATCCTCCGTCGTCCGGCCGCCCTGCTGACCGCTCTCACGGCCGTGTTCGCGTCGGCGTCGGCCTCCGTACCCGCCGTGGCCGACGGGTATGACGAGTCCGACCAGGTAGTGATGCGCTTCGAGACCGTGAAGACCTTCGTCATGTACAACGCCGACGAGGGGGCCAGGGCCTCGAACGACGACTTCGTCGTCCCCGTCTTCGTCGAGCCGAGCAAGGGCGGCGAACGGGCCCACAACGTCAAGGTCGTCGTGGACGCGTCGGGGCTGGCGGGCATCGCCCGGCTCGGCGACAACCGCGCGTGCGAGGCCGAGGGCCCGATCTACACCTGCGGCTACGGCGACCTGCAGAACGGCGACGGCGAGAGCTACACGCCCCTCACCCTCCTCGGCGTGGACGGCGTCGAGCCGGGCGACAGCGGGACGGTGACGTACACCGCCACCGCCGACAACGCGCCCACCATCACCAGCACCACCCGCATGACCGTCGGCGGGCCGACGCTGTCCGCACCCGGGCGGGAGGAGGCCGTGAACGGACTGGCACCCGGGAAGCCCGCGACCGTGACCCCACAGCTCGCCAACAACACGGGCTTCCCCGCGCAGCAGCCCGTCGCCCTCCAGGTCAACGTGTCGGACGGCCTGACGCTGACCGCCCGGCACAGCAACTGCTTCTACGCCGGGCCCACGCCCACCTCCGCATGGTGCACGTTCCCCACGAAGCCCGCGCCGGGCGCCGCCTACCGCACGAGCGCCCCGCTGGTCTACACGGTCACCGCGCCCGACAAGCTGACCGGCGAGGTGACCTACGCCTGGTCGTCGGCGCCGCAGAAGCCCGCCGACCACACCGTGCGCGGCACCGGCGCCCCGCTCACCCTGGTCCGCACCGCCGCGCACAAGGACTTCGGCGACAGCCAGGGCAGGGTCGCCGTGACCACCGATGTGCAGGCCGACTACCGTCCGGTCACCGCGACCGTGCGGGGCCGGGTCGGCGACACGGTGAAGGTGCGGCTGGGGGTGGACGCCCTCGGCCCCGGCCGGCCGCCCGGCGACGAGGAGTTGGGCTACTTCGAGGTGGTCCCGCCGGAGGGCACCACGGTCACCTCCATCCCGTACACCTTCGAGGACGACGGCGGGAAGTGGGCGTGCGACCGGCCGGGGACGCCGGGCGGGGCGTTCATCTGCGAGATCGGCTACGACAGTTTCCTCGAGGCCCGGCACGAGGACGGCACGACCGCCATCGACTTCCACATCCGCATCGACCGACAGGTCCCCGGCGCGAAGGGCACCATCAGCACCTACAACCCCTTCGACCGCACCCCCGGCAACGACGTCGCCGCGATCCCCCTGGAGGCGTCCCCCGCCCCGCCGTACCGCTCCGTCCTCCGCCCCGCCGTACTCGTACCGACGACCCTGGCGGCACTGGCGGGCGCGCTCCTCTGCTTCCGCCTCCGCCGTCGTCGCCGCAGGGATACGACTTCCTAGATACCGGCGCCCGTGCGCCGCAGCACCCGCAGCGAGCCGGTGTCCGAGACCTCCGTGAAGGCTCCGGAGGCCAGGGCTCGCAGGTAGACGCGGTAGGGGGCCTGGCCGGTGAACTCGTCGACCGGGTCGGGGAACACGTCGTGGATGACGAGGAACCCGCCCTCGGCGACATGCGGGGCCCAGCCCTCGTAGTCGGAGGTGGCGTGCTCGTCGGTGTGGCCGCCGTCGACGAAGACGAGGCCGAGGGGCGCGTTCCAGAACGCGGCGATCTGCGGCGACCGTCCGACCAGCGCGACCACGTGCTCTTCGAGGCCGGCCCGGTGCAGGGTCCGGCGGAAGGTGGGCAGCGTGTCCATCAGGCCGATCTCGGGGTCGACGGTCTCCGGGTCGTGGTAGTCCCAGCCCGGCTGCTGCTCCTCGCTGCCCCGGTGGTGGTCGAGTGTGAGCGCGCTGACCCCGGCCTGGCGGGCCGCGTCCGCGAGCAGGATCGTGGAACGCCCGCAGTAGGTGCCGACCTCGAGCAACGGCAGCCCGAGCGCACCCGCCTCGACGGCGACGGCGTACAGCGCGAGCCCCTCGTCGACCGGCATGAACCCCTTCGCCGCCTCGAACGCGGCCAGAATCTCGGGCTTGGGCGCCGCGGACATGGGGAGCCTTTCGGTTGGTCGTACGCAGGTATGGGACCTCATGCTGCCGTACCCCCGCCGATCGATCGACAGGGGGTACGGAGAGGGCGGCGCAGAGCGGGAACAGGGGCGTTCTGCCCGGTGTCCGTCAGACGGGGTCCGTCAGACGGTGACCGTCGCGCTCGGGAGGGCCAGGTCCAGGTCCACCGGGCGTTCGTCGCCCGCGTGGGTCGCGGAGCTCGCCAGCGGTCCGTGGCCGGTGGCCTTGGCGGCCAGAACATACGCGCCCTGGGCCGGGACGGCGAGGGCGTAGCCGCCGTCCTCGTCCGACAGGGTGGCGCCGGCCTGCCGGCCGCGGCGGTCGATCAGGGTGACCTTGGCGCGGGCGACCGGCGCGCCGTCGGCGTCCAGGACCCTCCCGCGAAAGCCCCGCAGAGCCTCCTGCGCGCGCTCCAGGTCGGCGTTCTCCTCGCTGCCGGCGTGCAGTTGCGCGGCCGTCGAGGGGCGCTGCTGCTTCGGCAGGAAGAGGGCGAGGACCAGGCCGACGGCGACGGCGGCCGTGGCGATCAGGAAGGAGACGCGGAAGCCGTGCATGGTCGGGACCGCGACGCCGCCCACGTCGTTCGCGGTGTTGGCCAGCACCATGCCGATGACGGCGCTCGACACCGACGTACCGATGGACCGCATCAGGGTGTTGAGACCGTTGGCCGCGCCGGTCTCCGAGGCCGGGACCGCGCCGACGATCAGCGCGGGGAGGGAGGAGTAGGCGAGGCCGATGCCGGCGCCCAGGACGACCGAGATGACGAGGCTCTGCCAGGCGGCGCTCATCAGGCCGAGGCCGGCGCCGTACCCGATCGCGATGATCAGCATGCCGAGGATCAGGGTGAACTTGGGGCCGTACTTCGCGGAGAGGCGGGCGTAGACGGGCGCGGTGATCATCATCGTCAGGCCGAGCGGCGCGACGAGCAGACCGGCGGCGACCATCGACTGGCCGAGGCCGTAGCCGGTGGCCTTCGGCAGTTGGAGGAGCTGCGGCAGGACCAGGGAGACGACGTAGAACGAGACGCCGACCATGATCGAGGCCAGGTTGGTGAAGAGGACGGCGGGGCGGGCCGTGGTGCGCAGGTCCACCAGCGGGGCCTTCACCCGCAGCTCCATCAGG
The Streptomyces sp. NBC_01485 genome window above contains:
- a CDS encoding MFS transporter, producing MTHTTTDRPTRPASGSVVPVLAFAGIVVAVMQTLLVPVIKDLPQLLGTAPSNATWVLTSTLLSGAVATPIMGRLGDLYGKRRMLILSLAVMVVGALVSALTSDLLMMIVGRTLQGFAMGAIPLGIGLMRDMLPREKLGSAMALMSSSIGVGGGLALPAAALVAQHADWHALFYGAAGLGVLAIGLTLLVVPESPARAEGTFDVLGAIGLSTGLVLFLLPITKGSDWGWTSGTTLGLFAAAAVVLLLWGLMELRVKAPLVDLRTTARPAVLFTNLASIMVGVSFYVVSLVLPQLLQLPKATGYGLGQSMVAAGLLVAPLGLTMMITAPVYARLSAKYGPKFTLILGMLIIAIGYGAGLGLMSAAWQSLVISVVLGAGIGLAYSSLPALIVGAVPASETGAANGLNTLMRSIGTSVSSAVIGMVLANTANDVGGVAVPTMHGFRVSFLIATAAVAVGLVLALFLPKQQRPSTAAQLHAGSEENADLERAQEALRGFRGRVLDADGAPVARAKVTLIDRRGRQAGATLSDEDGGYALAVPAQGAYVLAAKATGHGPLASSATHAGDERPVDLDLALPSATVTV